GTCCGGCAGCAGGGGTGGGCGCTGGTCGACCAGGAGCTGGAGGAGGGCCTGCGGTCGGTGGCGGCGCCGATCCGGGACCGGCACGGCACCGTCGTCGCCGCGGTGAACGTGTCCACGCACGCCGGCCGCACCGCGCGCGAGACGGTGGTCGAGGAGATGGTGCCGCCGCTGCTGGCCGCCGCGAAGCGCATCGAGGACGACCTGGCCGTCGCGCCCGCGCAGGCCCGCCGTGGCTGAGTGCGCGGGTCTGCTGCTCGCGGCGGGTGCCGGGCGCCGGTTCGGCAAACCCAAGGCCCTGGTCGAGCTGGCCGGGGAACCGTTGCTGCGCCGGGCGTTGCGTGTCCTGGCCGACGGCGGCTGCGCGCCGATCCGGGTCGTGGTCGGCGCCCAGGCGGAGGACGTGCGTGCACTGCTGCCGTCCCCGGAACTGGCCGTGGAATCGCCGGACTGGGCCACCGGGATGGGCGCCTCGCTCCGCGCCGGACTGCGGGCCTTGCCCGAGGCGGACGCGGTGGTGGTGCACCTGGTGGACCTGCCGGGGGTGGACGCGCGGATCGTGGCGCGGCTGCGTGAGCTGGCCGCACCCGGGGTGGTCGCGCGCGCCGCCTACGACGGGGTGCCCGGTCACCCGGTGCTGCTGGGCCGCCGCTGGTGGCGCGAGGTCGCCGACAGCGCCTCCGGCGACCGCGGCGCGCGCGACTGGCTGCGCGGTCGCGCCGACCTGCGGCTGGTGGAATGCGCCGACCTGGGCGGCGGCGAGGACGTGGACACCCCGGCGGACCTGGCTCGTTAAGCGGCGACGACCACCCCGCCCACGCCGCTGCGGCCGACGGGTGTACCCACCAGATCGACGGTGACCCCGGAGCGGACGCCTTCGCCGCACACGGCGACGATCGCGCCGGTCACCTCCGTGACCAGCCGCGCGACGATTTCGTCCGCGTCCGGGCGGGCGAAGACGCTCTCCTTGATGCCGAAGGTGACGGCCGGCGCGGGCGACTCGGCCGGCTTGCCGCCGATGCCCCACCGGTTCGGCGGCAGGCCGATCAGCCGCACGTCCACGAGGTCACGTGCCCAGTCCCCGTACACCGCGACCACGGCGTCGGTCAGCGCTTCGATCAACGCCGTCTCGCGGCCGGTGAGGTCGCTTTCGAGGGCGTGGACGGTCAGGTGCGGCATGCCGACTCTCCTTGATGACAAATCATATTTGATGACAAAGCTAAATGGCTCCGAGTGGTGTGTCAACCACCCGCCGACCCCTTAGGGTGGAAGGGGTGAAGGTCAACTCACCCGAAGAGCTGGCGACGGAGCTGGACCGGGTCGGCTACCTCGCCGACGAGGGTGTCGCCACCGCCGCCTTCCTGGCGCTGCGCATGCAGCGCCCGTTGTTCTGCGAAGGCGAACCCGGCACGGGGAAGACCTCGCTGGCCGTGTCCCTGTCCGAGGCGCTCGGCCTGCCGCTGGTGCGCTTGCAGTGCCACGAGGGCATCGACGCGGCGCAGGCCCTGTACGAATGGGACTTCCCGCGCCAGCTGCTGCACCTGCGTGCGCTGGAGGCGGGCAGCGAGCGGCTGGACGTCGACACCGCCGAACAGTCGCTGTTCACCGAGCGGTTCCTGCTGGCCCGGCCGTTGCTACGCGCGCTCAAGGAGGCGCCGTGCGTCCTGCTGGTCGACGAGATCGACCGCGCCGACGACGAGTTCGAGGCGTTCCTGCTGCAGCTGCTCGACGAGAACGCCGTGACGATCCCGGAGTTCGGTGAGGTCCGCGCCGAACGCCCGCCGCTGGTGCTGCTGACCTCCAACCGCACCCGCGAGGTGCACGACGCGTTGAAACGGCGGTGCCTCTACCACTGGCTGGAGCACCCCGACCTGGCCCGCGAGGTCGCCATCCTGCGCCGCCGGCTGCCCGGCGTCGGCGAACGGCTCGCGACGCAGATCGCCGCGGCCGTCCGCCGGCTGCGTGAGCTGGAGCTGCTCAAGCCGCCGGGCATCGCTGAGTCGCTGGACTGGGCGCAGGCGCTGGTGACGCTGAACCGCTCCGAGCTGGACGCCGACATCGCCGCCCGCACGCTCGGGGCGGTCCTCAAGTACTCCGAGGATCTCGACCGCGTCCGCGCCAAGCTGGACGCGGTCCTGGCCTAGGCACCGTCCGTGGTGCCACGGCTCAACCACCCCCTCAGCGGGCGCGGTGGGCGAGCAGGTAGGCCTGCGGCGTCCCCTCGTGCTCGAAGGCGGGCTGCCGGACCAGCCGTGCGCTCACGGAGAACCCCGCACCGGCCAGCAGTTCCGTGATGCGGTCCGGCGGCAGCCGGTAGGCATCGTAGGAAACCGCGTGCCCGTAGGCCTGCTCGAAGCTCCGGCGCTCGTCGCCCACCTGGAAGGCCAGCATCAGGTGGCCGCCCGGCACGAGGACCCGCGCGAACTCCGCGAACACCTCCGGCAGCAGCTCGGGCGGGGTGTGGATGATCGAGTAAAAGGCGAGGATCCCGCCGAGGCTCCCGTCCGCCAGCGCGAGGTCCGCCATCGCGCCGACCTCGAACCGCAGGTGCGGGTAGCGCCGTCGCGCTTCGGCCACCATGCCGGGCGAGAGGTCGATACCGAAGACGGGGAGCCCCAGCGAGTCCAGGTAGGTCGTCACCCGCCCCGTGCCGCAGCCGATGTCGGCCACCTGCCCGCCGTCCCGGCGCACGTAGTCGGCGAAGAGCCCCAGCATGGCGCGGTCCTCGGGGGTCTGTTCCAGAAGCCCTTCGAGGAGCCGGGCGTAGTCGGCGGCCACGGTGTCGTAGGCGGTACGGGTCCGGTCGAGATGAGTCACACGGCGACGGTATCGAGCACGGGGTAGTCGGTGTAGCCCGATTCACCGCCGGTGTACATGAATTCTCTGCCCCGCAACGGGTTCAGCGGCGCGCCGGCCCGTAGCCGCGCCACCAGGTCCGGGTTGGCGAGGAACGCCCGCCCGAGCGAGACGAGGTCCGCGCCCGCCGCGAGCAGCCGCTCGCCCGCCCGCCTGCCCCCGTCCTCGGGCAGCGGGCCCGGCCACGGCAGTGCCGGGTTCGCGATCAGCACACCGGGCCACTCCGCGCGGAAGAACCCGTCCTCCGGATCGGCGAAGGCGACGTGCAGGTAGGCCAGCCCGTCGCCGGCCAGTTCACCCAACAGGGTCCGGTAGATCGCCCCGGTGTCGCCCTCTTCGATGCCGTTGGCCGTGTTCCCCGGCGACACGCGCACCCCGACGCGCTCCGCCCCGATCGCGCCGGCCACCGCGCGCACGACCTCGACCACGAACCGGACGCGGTTGGCGACCGGGCCGCCGTAGGAGTCGGTGCGGTGGTTGGTGTTCTGCGCGAGGAACTGGTGCAGCAGGTAGCCGTTGCCCGCGTGCACCTCGACACCGGCGAAGCCCGCGTCGATCGCATTGCCCGCGGCGGCCGCGAAGTCCGCGATCGTCGCCCTGATCTCGCCGGTGGTCATCTCCCGGGGTGTCACGGTGGGCTGGTGGCCGTCGCGGGTGAAGATGGTGCCCGGCAAGGGGATCGGCGACGGCGCGACCGGGTGCAGGCCGCTGTTGTCCGGGTGCCCGATCCGCCCGCCGTGCTGCAGCTGGAGGAACATGCGCCCGCCGGCCGCGGCGGTGACCCGGCGCCAGCCGTCCACCTGCGCGGCCCGGTGGATGCCCGGGATGTCGGGGTAGGTCTGCCCGACCTGGTTGGGGGTGGTCGCCTCGGCGATGATCAGGCCGGCTGTCGCGCGCTGCCGGTAGTAGGTGGCCATGATCGGCTGCGGGACGCCGTCCGCGCCCGCACGCGTGCGGGACATGGGTGCCATCACGAGCCGGTTGGGCAGGAGCAGTGAGCCGAGGCGGACCTCGTCGAACAGTGTGTTTGTCATGCGCCGAAGGTAAAACCTAGTATTGGTGCGAAGTTCAAGTCCGGAGGTGACGATGCGGATCGGCGAGCTGGCGCGGCGCACCGGGGTCAGTGAACACTCGCTGCGTTACTACGAGAAGCAGGGGCTGCTGACGGCCGAGCGCACCGCGGGCGGTCAGCGGGAGTTCGCCGAGGCCGCGGTCGACCGCGTCATCCGCATCCAGGAGCTGTTCGCCGCCGGGTTGTGCAGCGCGAAGATCGCGCAGCTGCTGCCCTGCATGCACGACGGCGGCAGCGGCCCATCCGAGATCGCCGGTGAGAAGCTGGTCGCCGACCTGCGCGGCGAGCGCGAGCGGATCAACCGGATGATCGGCGACCTGCTGCGTTCGCGCGAGGTCCTCGACGAGGTGATCGCCGCGGCCTCGGCCCGCTGAGGCCGTTCTCCGGCAGCGCGCGAGCCGCGAACCCCTTGCATCGGATTTTCGCGTAACAATGGGCGGGTGAGCACCAGCGACCCACTGCCGGGTTTCGTCGGTTTCGCGACCGCGCTGCGCGTGGCCGGCGTCGACTGCGGACCGCAGCGGGTGCAGGCGTACCTGGACGCGGTCGAGCGGCTCGACGTCGGTGACGCCGACCAGCTGTACTGGGCCGGGCGGCTCACGCTGTGCTCCGAGCCGGACGACCTGATCCGCTACGACGACGCGTTCGCCCAGTGGTTCGCCGCGGCGCCGCCGGAGCCGCGGCCGGCCACGGTCCGCCGCGAGCAGCGGTCCCGCATCGCGGCCCTGGTTTCCCAGTCCGCGGGCGAGGGCGAGTCCGGCGCGGACGACGACGAGCTGCGGGTCGCCGCCACCGACGCCGAGGTGCTGCGCGAACGCGACCTCGCGGAGCTGACCAAGGCCGAGCGGGAACACCTGCGGGAGCTGATGGCGGTGCTGCGCCCGCAGCCACCGATGCGCAAGTCGCTGCGCGTCCGGCCGGCGCGGCGCGGATCGCTGGACGGCGGACGGACCCTGCGGGCAATGCTGGCCGGCGGCGGGGAACCGGTCCGGCTCGTGCACCGCGACCGCGCGACGCGGCCGCGCCGGGTGGTGCTGCTGCTCGACGTGTCCGGCTCGATGAGCCCGTACGCCGACGCGTTGCTGCGGTTCGCGCACGTGGTCGTGCGCCGCGCGCCGGCCGCGGTCGAGGTGTTCACCCTCGGCACGAGGCTGACCAGGGTGTCCCGGCAGCTGCGGCAGCGCGATCCGGAGCGCGCCATGCTCGCCGCCGGCACCGCGGTGCCGGATTTCGCGGGCGGCACCCGGCTGGGCGAGACGCTGCGGATCTTCCTCGACCGCTGGGGGCAGCGCGGGCTGGCGCGCCGGTCGGTCGTCGTGGTGTTCTCCGACGGGTGGGAGCGCGGCGATCCGGCGCTGCTCGGCGAGCAGATGGCCCGGATGCGGCGTCTGGCGCACGCGGTGTTCTGGGTGAACCCGCACGCGGGACGCGAGGGCTACGCTCCGGTGCAGTCCGGCATCGCGGCCGCGCTCCCGCACGTCGACCGCCTGCTGGCCGGCCACAGCTTGGCGACCCTGGAACGACTGCTGCAGGAGATCCGCGATGCATGACGTACTGGACGAGTTGTACAAGCGCTGGAACGCGGGTGAGGCCGTCGGCGTGGGCACGGTGGTGGCCACGTTCTCGTCCGCGCCCCGCGCGCCCGGTGCGGCGATGCTGGTCGGCGAGGACGGTTCCGCGACCGGCAGCGTGTCCGGCGGGTGCGTCGAAGGTGCGGTGTACGAGCTGGCGCAGCAGGTCGTGGCCGACGGCGAGCCGGTCCTGCAGCGCTACGGCGTCAGCGACGACGACGCGTTCGCGGTCGGCCTGACCTGTGGCGGGATCATCGACATCTACGTCGAGCGGATCGACCGGCAGACCCTGCCCGAACTGGGTGACGTCGTCGATTCCGTCCACCGGGGGGAGCCGGTCGCGGTCGTCACGGTGATCGAGCACGAGGACCCGGCGCGGCGCGGGCGGCACATGATCGTGTGGCCGGACCGGACGGCCGGCACGCTCGGCACGGACCGGATCGACGACGCCGTGGCGGACGACGCGCGGGGCCTGCTCGCCGCCGGGCGCACCGGAACCCTGCACTACGGGCTCGAGGGTGAGCGGCGGGGCGAGGGCATGGCGGTGTTCGTCAACTCCTTCGAACCACAGCCGCGGATGCTGGTGTTCGGCGCGATCGACTTCGCCGCCGCGATGGCGCGCATGGGTTCCTACCTCGGCTACCACGTGACCGTGTGCGACGCGCGTCCGGTGTTCGCCACCGCCTCCCGCTTCCCGGACGCGGACGAGGTGGTGGTGGACTGGCCGCACCGCTACCTGCAGGCGGAGGCCGAAGCGGGCCGGATCGACCAGCGGACGGTGATCACGGTGCTCACCCACGACCCGAAGTTCGACGTGCCGTTGCTGGAGGTCGCGCTGCGCCTGGACGTCGGTTACATCGGGGCGATGGGTTCGCGGCGCACCCACGAGGACCGCCTCGCCCGGCTGGGTGAGGCGGGACTGTCGGAGGTGGAACTGTCGCGGTTGTCCTCCCCGATCGGGCTCGATCTCGGCGCGCGGACACCGGAGGAGACGGCGGTGTCGATCGCCGCGGAAATCATCGCGTTGCGGTGGGGCGGCGGCGGGCGGCGGCTCACCGAGCTGTCCGGGCGCATTCACGGCTGAGCCCTCCCGTGGGTCCGTGAGTGGGCACTTCGTGCACGGCAGTTCCGCGGATGCGGTGGTGGAGCAGGGATTCGCGCGCATCTGCGGGAGTCCGGTCCAAGCGTCACCCAACCAGGACTTGTCCGAACGGCATGGACGTAGCACGCTCGGTTGTGAAGCCGATCACCCAGCTCCCACCACTGGAGGCCTCATGCGCATCACCGTCACTGTGGACGGAACCGGCTACACCGACGAGGTCGAACCCCGCACGTTGCTCGTTCACTACCTGAGGGAGACGCTCGGGAAAATCGGCACCGTGGTCGGATGCGACACCAGCAACTGCGGTGCCTGCACCGTGCACCTCAACGGGCACAGCGTGAAGTCCTGCTCGGTCCTGGCCGTGCAGGCCGACGGCGCCGAAGTGACCACCATCGAGGGTCTGGCCCGCGACGGCCGGCTCCACCCGGTGCAGGAAGCGTTCCACGACAACCACGCGCTGCAGTGCGGGTTCTGCACGCCGGGCATGATCATGCAGTCCATCGACCTGCTCGCCGACAATCCGGATCCGGACGAGCAAGCCGTGCGCGAGGGACTCGAGGGCAACCTGTGCCGCTGCACGGGATACCAGAACATCGTCCGGGCCGTGCGGGACGCGGCACAGCGGATGAGCCCCGGCGCGGGGCCCGAGGCCGAGCGCGTGGCGGGCGACGACGTCAGCCGCACGTCCGGCGCGTTTGCGGGCGGAGGCGAGTGACATGACGTCGACGATCGAACCCGAGGTCGGCAAGGCGCGCACCCGCAAGGAGGACGCGCGGCTCATCACCGGCCGCACCCGCTGGACGGACAACATCACCCTGCCCGGCATGCTGCACGTGGCGATCCTGCGCAGTCCGTTCGCGCACGCCCGGATCAATTCCGTCGACACGTCCGCGGCACGGGACATGCCGGGCGTGGTGGCGGTCTACACGGCGCGCGATCTCGACCCGGACAGCGCGATCGGCATGCCCTGCGCGTGGCCGATCACGCCGGACATGAAGCAGCCGCGGCGGCCGGTGCTCGCCGCCGACCAGGTCAACTTCGCCGGCGAGGGTGTCGCCGTGGTGGTGGCCCGCAGCAAGGCGGAGGCCGCCGACGCGCTCGAGGCCATCGACGTGGACTACGAG
The sequence above is a segment of the Amycolatopsis viridis genome. Coding sequences within it:
- a CDS encoding nucleotidyltransferase family protein — encoded protein: MAECAGLLLAAGAGRRFGKPKALVELAGEPLLRRALRVLADGGCAPIRVVVGAQAEDVRALLPSPELAVESPDWATGMGASLRAGLRALPEADAVVVHLVDLPGVDARIVARLRELAAPGVVARAAYDGVPGHPVLLGRRWWREVADSASGDRGARDWLRGRADLRLVECADLGGGEDVDTPADLAR
- a CDS encoding vWA domain-containing protein codes for the protein MSTSDPLPGFVGFATALRVAGVDCGPQRVQAYLDAVERLDVGDADQLYWAGRLTLCSEPDDLIRYDDAFAQWFAAAPPEPRPATVRREQRSRIAALVSQSAGEGESGADDDELRVAATDAEVLRERDLAELTKAEREHLRELMAVLRPQPPMRKSLRVRPARRGSLDGGRTLRAMLAGGGEPVRLVHRDRATRPRRVVLLLDVSGSMSPYADALLRFAHVVVRRAPAAVEVFTLGTRLTRVSRQLRQRDPERAMLAAGTAVPDFAGGTRLGETLRIFLDRWGQRGLARRSVVVVFSDGWERGDPALLGEQMARMRRLAHAVFWVNPHAGREGYAPVQSGIAAALPHVDRLLAGHSLATLERLLQEIRDA
- a CDS encoding oxidoreductase, yielding MTNTLFDEVRLGSLLLPNRLVMAPMSRTRAGADGVPQPIMATYYRQRATAGLIIAEATTPNQVGQTYPDIPGIHRAAQVDGWRRVTAAAGGRMFLQLQHGGRIGHPDNSGLHPVAPSPIPLPGTIFTRDGHQPTVTPREMTTGEIRATIADFAAAAGNAIDAGFAGVEVHAGNGYLLHQFLAQNTNHRTDSYGGPVANRVRFVVEVVRAVAGAIGAERVGVRVSPGNTANGIEEGDTGAIYRTLLGELAGDGLAYLHVAFADPEDGFFRAEWPGVLIANPALPWPGPLPEDGGRRAGERLLAAGADLVSLGRAFLANPDLVARLRAGAPLNPLRGREFMYTGGESGYTDYPVLDTVAV
- a CDS encoding tautomerase family protein yields the protein MPHLTVHALESDLTGRETALIEALTDAVVAVYGDWARDLVDVRLIGLPPNRWGIGGKPAESPAPAVTFGIKESVFARPDADEIVARLVTEVTGAIVAVCGEGVRSGVTVDLVGTPVGRSGVGGVVVAA
- a CDS encoding AAA family ATPase, with amino-acid sequence MKVNSPEELATELDRVGYLADEGVATAAFLALRMQRPLFCEGEPGTGKTSLAVSLSEALGLPLVRLQCHEGIDAAQALYEWDFPRQLLHLRALEAGSERLDVDTAEQSLFTERFLLARPLLRALKEAPCVLLVDEIDRADDEFEAFLLQLLDENAVTIPEFGEVRAERPPLVLLTSNRTREVHDALKRRCLYHWLEHPDLAREVAILRRRLPGVGERLATQIAAAVRRLRELELLKPPGIAESLDWAQALVTLNRSELDADIAARTLGAVLKYSEDLDRVRAKLDAVLA
- a CDS encoding class I SAM-dependent DNA methyltransferase, with the translated sequence MTHLDRTRTAYDTVAADYARLLEGLLEQTPEDRAMLGLFADYVRRDGGQVADIGCGTGRVTTYLDSLGLPVFGIDLSPGMVAEARRRYPHLRFEVGAMADLALADGSLGGILAFYSIIHTPPELLPEVFAEFARVLVPGGHLMLAFQVGDERRSFEQAYGHAVSYDAYRLPPDRITELLAGAGFSVSARLVRQPAFEHEGTPQAYLLAHRAR
- a CDS encoding XdhC family protein codes for the protein MHDVLDELYKRWNAGEAVGVGTVVATFSSAPRAPGAAMLVGEDGSATGSVSGGCVEGAVYELAQQVVADGEPVLQRYGVSDDDAFAVGLTCGGIIDIYVERIDRQTLPELGDVVDSVHRGEPVAVVTVIEHEDPARRGRHMIVWPDRTAGTLGTDRIDDAVADDARGLLAAGRTGTLHYGLEGERRGEGMAVFVNSFEPQPRMLVFGAIDFAAAMARMGSYLGYHVTVCDARPVFATASRFPDADEVVVDWPHRYLQAEAEAGRIDQRTVITVLTHDPKFDVPLLEVALRLDVGYIGAMGSRRTHEDRLARLGEAGLSEVELSRLSSPIGLDLGARTPEETAVSIAAEIIALRWGGGGRRLTELSGRIHG
- a CDS encoding MerR family transcriptional regulator yields the protein MRSSSPEVTMRIGELARRTGVSEHSLRYYEKQGLLTAERTAGGQREFAEAAVDRVIRIQELFAAGLCSAKIAQLLPCMHDGGSGPSEIAGEKLVADLRGERERINRMIGDLLRSREVLDEVIAAASAR
- a CDS encoding (2Fe-2S)-binding protein; this translates as MRITVTVDGTGYTDEVEPRTLLVHYLRETLGKIGTVVGCDTSNCGACTVHLNGHSVKSCSVLAVQADGAEVTTIEGLARDGRLHPVQEAFHDNHALQCGFCTPGMIMQSIDLLADNPDPDEQAVREGLEGNLCRCTGYQNIVRAVRDAAQRMSPGAGPEAERVAGDDVSRTSGAFAGGGE